The sequence CGTATGCGTTGTGGTGTTTTTGTTTCCTGTCCGTGTGTGGGATTCACCGCTTATATGCAAGGCGATACTTTTCGGGGTTTTTCTATTTAATTACATTGGGCTTTTTTGGAATTGGTCAATTTCTTGATTTGTTTTTAATTCCTGGCATGATCGATGAAGAAAATTTGAAAATTAAAGCGCTTTACGGATATCAACCGAATGAAGCAAGTTTTTATCAAACACCAGAAAGTATTGTGGTTAATCTACCAAAAAGTAACGCACCGCAAGCGAATCTTGAAAGTAAAGAGAAGAAGCCCTTAACGGATAAAGATGTCGATCGCGCGATTTTAAGAACTTGCAAAGAAACTCAGGGCGCAACCTTAGCTGAAATCTTTCTCGAAGTAGATGAAGAGTACGAAAAAATTGAAAGTCGGGTTCAGTATTTAATGCAAAAGAATCTGCTAACGATCGATAACCGTGCTGATGATGGCGCAGTGATCTACAAGATTAGCTAAGCTCGAAAGTGGTGTCAGATTTGCCAACACCACTTTTTATTAGTTATGTATAGGGTTAACTAAAATTGACCGAAGAGTCCGTGTCCAGTTGCAACTTCTAAAATTAGTAAAGAAACAAATCCGATCATGGCTAAACGACCGTTAAGGCGTTCTGCATATTCAGTAAAACCAGCGCGGGATTCTTCCTGCACATAAACATCAGGTTCTACTGCAAAGTTGTTCATTTTGCCTTGATCGTCAACAATAGAGCCTTTTCCTGTAGTCATTAATTTAATCCTTTTTCATACAACCTAGAATCCACTATAGCTGATAAGTTAAGTTTTGTAAAGAGATTTAACAAAAAATTTACAAATGAAGCTCACTGCTGAACCGTTTACGGTGCAAAAACGCTTTCCCTTGACCATTTCTCGGGGAACAACCAGTACAACTACTAATCTCTGGGTAAAAATTGAAGCGGAAGGGATTGAAGGCTGGGGAGAGGCTGTTCCCTTTTCCATTGGTGGCGGGGTGAGACAAACTACCGCAGATTTACAGCAACAGTTACAGGCTGTGATTCCCCTGTTACAAGAAATGACTCCTCTGGCGCGATCGCGCATTCAATCTCAACTCAAAACCGCCAAGATTTCTTCTGCAATTCGCAGCGCGATCGATGTTGCTTGTTACGACTGGCTCGGAAAACGCACTGGACTTCCGGTTTGGCAAATTTTAGGACTAGCTCCTGATAGTGTTCCCATTTCCGTTACCGTTGGGATTAGTTCCCCGAAAGACGGCAAAAAACGCTTAGAAAACTGGCAAAGCATTACGGGCGGGAAACGGATTAAAGTAAAATTGGGCAGTCCAGAAGGCTTAGACGCGGATCAAAGACTCTTCCAAACTCTATATGACAATGCACCTCATGCCAAATTTACCATTGATGCTAATGGGGGATGGAGGCTAGAGCAAGCGATCACCATGAGTTACTGGTTAGCCAACTATAATGTTGATTATATTGAACAACCGCTTCCTGTGACTGCTGACGAAAAACTCCCTCTTTTGGCTAAGGAATCTCCCTTACCGATTTTTGCTGATGAAAGTTGTTTCACCAGTGAAGATATTCCCCGACTGGCTGAGTTAAAGGTGCAAGGGATTAATATTAAGCTGATGAAAGCGGGTAGCCTCACCGAAGTTTTGAAAATGGTTTACACCGCTCAAGCCTGTGGGTTACAAGTGATGTATGGTTGTTACTCTGACAGCGCGATCGCGAATACAGCAATGGCACATCTTGGCAGTTTAGCCGATTACCTCGACTTAGACAGTCATCTCAATCTCAAAGATGATCCCTTTGAGGGTGCAGTTTTAAACAACGGATATTTACAACCCAACACCTCACCTGGACTAGGACTGACGTATCATGCAGCTAACACCAGACCATCGAGTGGCGATTTTACTCCATGAAGGGATTCGTGGGGAACATGGCAAAACCGGCTTAACTTTCTTAAGATATAGCGAAGCAGCGATCGCGGCGATTATTGATCAGCAATGTGTGGGGGAATCCTTAGCGGATCTCAGAGGAATCCAACGTGATGTTCCGATTGTAGAAAATGTCAGTGCTGCCCTTACTTATCATCCAGATGTGTTATTAATTGGAATTGCCCCCTCTGGTGGACAACTCCCCCTTGCTTGGCAAGAAGAGATCAAACAAGCTGTCAAAGCAGGGGTATCGTTAGTTAATGGCTTACATACTCCCATCCGTTCTCTATTTACAGAAGAATTAACATTACAATCAGGTCAATGGATATGGGATGTAAGAGAAGAACCCACTGGGCTAGGAATTGGCAGTGGTAAAGCAAGATTCTTGTCTTGTCAGAGAATTTTAACCGTGGGGACAGATATGTCTATTGGCAAAATGTCCACCAGTTTAGAATTAGTGAAACTTGCCCAACAACAAGGCTATCGCACCAAATTTCTCGCCACTGGACAAGGGGGAATGATGCTGAGTGGTGGGGGGATTCCTTTAGATGCAATCCGCGTTGATTTTGCTGCGGGTGCGGTGGAAAAACTGGTCTTAGATGCAGGAGATACCGATTATGACTGGTTATTTGTGGAAGGACAAGGCTCACTCCTTCATCCTGGTTCAACTGCCGTCTTACCTTTGTTACGAGGAAGTCAACCGACAGACTTAATTCTAGTCCATCGCGCCAGACAAACTGCAATTAAAAACTTTCCAGATATCAAAATTCCTCCTCTCACGGAGATCATCAAACTCTACGAAATGCTAGCGAGTGGTGCAGGTGCATTCGGTAAGGTAAAAGTCAGAGGTATTGCTTTAAATACCTTTGAACTGGATGATGAAAGTGCAAAACAAGAAATTGCGAAAGTGTCTGAGGAAACAGGTTTACCTTGTAACGATGTGATTCGTTTTTCAGGAGAAAACTTATTTTCAGCGTTAGTTTCATATTAAGCGATTATTGTTTATCGTAGATCAGGCTAAGTATTGCCCACCCTACCTTGCGTCTCGTCACGATAAAGTTTAACCCTCAAAGCTAACCACAGCACCCCAAAATGATATAACCTGTCTTTGGTGTATCGTTTTGTTAAGAGATAAGGAGATCATCTTGGAACGCACATTTATCATGATTAAGCCCGATGGCGTGCAACGTGGCTTAACGGGAGAAATTATTCAACGCCTTGAACAAAAAGGGTTTAACCTCGTGGGGATGAAACTGATGAGCGTCTCTCGGGAACTGGCGGAAAAACACTATGATGTTCATAAAGATAAGCCCTTCTTTACTAACTTAGTTGAGTTTATTATTTCCGCCCCAGTTGTTGCCATGGTTTGGGAAGGGGAAGGTGTGGTTGCTTCCGCCAGAAAGATTATTGGCGCGACCAACCCCCTCAGTGCTGAACCTGGAACCATTCGTGGTGATTATGGCATTAGTATCGGACGCAATTTAATTCATGGTTCAGATGCTGTGGAAACCGCACAACGAGAAATTGCACTCTGGTTTGAAGAAACTGAACTCACCAGTTGGGAATCCGCTTTAAAAGGCTGGATCTACGAATAATTTAAGGTGAGTGTTTGTTCCCCCTTCCCCAGTTTTTTAGGAGGAGGGGATTTTTTTGATCTTATATAGCACTACTCATTCGGGTGTTTGACAGATGAAAATCCACCTCATTGATCGGGAAAAGGGTCAAGGGACAGGGGGAAAGGTGTTTGAATGGAAAATTAGAGAGCAATGAAAACACAGAATTAACCTTGCCCTTTTCAAGTAGCACTATAAGTCTTGGTCAGCTAAGAAGAAAAAGCAAAGCAACGTCTCTTTAGGAGGGGCTGTGTGCTATAGGTGAAGCCGTGCCAAAGGCTATTCATGTCAGCACGCTGAAAGCTGGGTAGCGTTGCCTAGGGCGACGCTTAGAATCCTCATCGATTTATCGTGAGGAGAAGTCAACTTTTAGCAATTCTGTTCCCTCCCGTGGCACTTTACGATCCCAGCTTTGAGAATACACTCGTTGATCGCCTTCATAGGCATCGAGAGTGGCATCAATGTAATAGTAAGACTCATCAGACCTTAAGACAGTGCTGGTTACTGTTTTCACTGACCAACCTTCTCGCTCAAAGGTACGCAAACAATAGGTTTCACCGCGAGCCGAGTTGAAATCATTATCCCAGAAGGTGTACCACTCTTTCGTTTGCCAACCCACCTTTAAGTTAATATCTTCAAGATAATATTTGCCTTCATCTTTAATCACTTCTAAAGTGGACTCATCTTTGGCTAAATCTCGAATCACCGTCCAGCGTAGATCCGCAGGCTCGATCATTGTCTTGATGATGGGAGGAGCGCCCTCTGCTTCTTCAAAAGGCGGGAGGTGTTGATCGCTTTCACGAGGTTTGCGAGTGGGAAGGATCAATGAGCTATTACCTGTATAAATGGTTAAGCGGGTTGATTTGGGAGGAATCCAAGCCAGGGGCCAATAAGAAGTGGAAATAGAAATTCGCAAGCGATGCCCTTTCGGGAAACGTTGTGCAATATCATTCAGTTGCACACGGATGCGATATCGTTTCCCAGGTTCTAAGAGTTCTGGGGTTTCGTTACTATTACGATGAGTTAAGTTCAGTAATCCATAGGTGACTCGGGTTGCATTATCATCAGGGGCAACATCAGAAAGGCGTACCGCAATCATGGCGACAGGTTGGTTTGAGGATAATTCTAAATCCACCACAGGTGCGCCCAAGATTTCTAATGGTTCTTCCAGAAAATCGCTATCAAATACCAAAGATCCGCCATCTTCCTCTCGTTGGTCGTGGGGTAAGTCGGGTGGCGCACTGTAAGAACACCATTTTCCCGCAAATAAGCCCACACTCAACGGAGATTGAATCGTTAATTCATTCTTCGCAACTTTTTCCCCTGGGGCTGCAATTTGACACGATCCAAGGGGATAAACTTGCTCTTGAATATAAGAAGAGGGCCATTCAGCTTCGGCAACCCAACGACCAGGACGAATTTTATATTTACTCGTTGGTGGGACACTTTCTTGCATCCAAACCCGCAACATTGGTTCATCCATAATCTTGGTTTCAATCCCTTTTAGCCATTTATCCCACCAACGGAGAGCTTCCTGCAAAAATCCGATCGCGGGACCGGGTGTTCCCATGTGCGGATACTTATGACTCCAGGGTCCAATTAAGCCCATCCGTGGTACTTTCAAATTGGCAAGCAACCGAAAAACCGCATTAGAATAGCCATCCGCCCAACCACTCACTGTCATAATCGGGCATTGAATCGCCTCAAAATCTTCGCAAACCGAGCCATGTTTCCAGTAATCATCGCGGTTGGGGTGACTTAACCAGGTTTCGAGCCAGAGACCGCTTCCTTTCAGCCGTTCTAGCCACATTTCCCGCCATTTTTCCCCCACTACCTCTGGATCTGGCGGACAAGAATTATACGCAAACATCACAGAAGCCCAAGACAGATTATCCCCCAGTAAGCAACCGCCCATGTAATGCACATCATCGGAATAGCGGTCATCCGTTGAACAGAGGCTAATCACCGCTTTCAGTTGAGGTGGGCGACGCGCTGCAATTTGGAGTCCATTAAAGCCCCCCCAAGAAATCCCAATCATTCCCACCGCACCATTACACCACGGTTGTTGTTCTAGCCACTGTAAAATTTCGATGCCATCGTCTTGTTCTTGCTGAAGATACTCATCGGTCAGCACCCCATCAGAATCGCCACTTCCGCGAATATCAACGCGAACACAGGCATAACCATGACCCGCAAAATAGGGATGAGTTCGGGCATCTCGCTCGATGGTATGGTCGCGTTTGCGATAAGGGATATATTCTAAAATAGCAGGAACTGGGTTTTCCTCTGCTCCCTCTGGTAGCCAAACCCGAGCAGCTAAACGACAACCATCGCTCAGGGGAATCCAAATGTTTTCAATTTCTTTGACCGGATAGGGAAAGGATGTGACAGTCTTCAACGGGCAGTCTCCTCCACTAGGCGCGATTCCGATATATTATATAGTGTTTTTTTCTGAGTTGGGGGTGATTGAGAGAGGGAGAACCAACGACCAATGACTAATGACCAATGACTAATAACAAAATTGCTACCCTGTGTTTAAAGATTACCTCAACGCTTGGACATGATTGGCAACCCTGATCTCACCGCTCAATATACAATTCGTTGGCAAGAACAAATTAAAAATATTCCCCAAGCCCAATGGGATGATTTAGCCTTACCCCTGGCAACGCCGTTTTTAGAGTGGGAATGGTTGCATACCCTAGAAAAATCGGGTAGCGTTAGCCCTCGTCGGGGTTGGCAACCCTGTCATTTAACCATTTGGAAAGCTCGGACATTAGTGGCTGCTGCACCCTTGTATTTGAAAGGGCATAGTTATGGCGAGTTTGTTTTTGATCAACAATGGGCAAACCTTGCTTATCGTTTGGGGATTGATTATTATCCGAAACTCATTGGCGTGACACCGTTAACCCCTGCAGTTGGCTATCGGTTTTTAATTTCTCCTGATGAAGATGAGGCAATGTTGACAGAACTGATGGTTCATGCTATAGATGAATTCTGCGATCGCGAGAAGATTGCGGGTTGTCATTTTCTCTTCGTTGATCCCGACTGGAAACCTTTATTAGAAAACTGTGGTTTTCGCGCTTGGCAACATCACAGCTATATATGGGAAAATGGCGGTCTCAGTAATTTTGATGATTATTTAAAACTCTTTAATGCCAATCAACGGCGGAATATTAAACGAGAACGCAAGAAAGTTGAAAAAGCAGGTTTAGAAATGAAAGTTCACGCTGGAGAAGATATTCCCCATTGGATGTTTCCCCTCATTTATCAGTTTTATAGCAGGACTTGTGACCAATTTTTTGGCATGAGTAAATATCTCAATCGAAAGTTTTTTGAGCAACTGTATCCCAATTATGCCCATCGGGTTGTTGTTTTTGCTGCTTATACTGAAGATAATCGTCATCCCGTGGGTTTATCTTTTTGTTTGCGAAAAGGTGAGAATTTATATGGACGGTATTGGGGATGTTTTGAAGAGTTTGATTGCTTACATTTTGAAGCCTGTTATTATCAACCGATTGAGTGGTCAATTAGCCAGGGAATAAAAATGTTTGATCCAGGTGCTGGCGGTCGTCATAAGCGCAGACGGGGGTTTCCCGCCAAAGTTAACTATAGTTTACATCGTTTTTATCATCAACGAATGAGCCAAATTTTGAATGCTTATATTGATGAAATTAATGAGATGGAACAAGCAGAAATTGAAGCAATTAATCAAGATTTACCCTTTACGAAAAAAGAGATTGAACTGGATCCCAATCGGGTTTGATTTAGTCATTAGTCATTGGTCATTCGTCATTGGAATCTTAGACAATTGATAAGGATCAGAGAGAAGGCAGAAATGATTTCTTTCCTCCTTTTTTTGGATACACCAACAACAGATGACAAGTGACCAATGACAAGTGACCATAAAGGGTTATAACGTCGTATATCCCAGCATTCCTCGTAAGGTGAAGAAAACAAGGAAAAAGCCACTGACGAGAATGCCAATTAAAGCGGTTGCTGTGACAGGACGATTAAAAAGCGGTTTTAAGCGTTCAAAAAGGGCAAAGAAAATCCCTAAGCTAAAACTAATCAGATAACGGGGATAGCGAGAAACATTCTGGAAAAACTCTTGCATGACTCAATCAACCAATGAATACTTTATCCCCTATTTTAATCAGAGCGCAATGAGTACAGACAGACAGCTAAAAGGAGGAACTAGTTTAGCCCTCCCACTCAGGTATCTTATTCTTCATTCTCTTGCTTAATCTTTGCTGCTTTCTTGTGCTTGTAATACCGATAGAGACCATAGGCACCTGCAATCACTATTCCGAAACTGGTTTCTGCTTCAAAGGGAACTCTTCTATATTCAGAATAGACAATTGTACTAATGCCACCACTAGAACTGAAGGATATATCGACACTATCCAAGAGTTTGTCTTCATTATTCTGATTTGTTAGTGCATTTGTGATATCTACTGTTGTAAGATCATTCTCGTCAGGAGCATCAAAGGATACTGTTTGGTTAGTTCCATCTCTGAAATTGAATACAAAATCTCCACTAGCATCATCAACAAATGTAATGCTACCAATTCTTGCTCGAATGAAATCAGTTTGGGTTGTCTGAAAGTCTAAAGTGAGGGTTCCGCCAGCACCTACATCATCAGGCTCTCCATCGCCAACATTTTCTTC comes from Halothece sp. PCC 7418 and encodes:
- a CDS encoding DUF1611 domain-containing protein, encoding MQLTPDHRVAILLHEGIRGEHGKTGLTFLRYSEAAIAAIIDQQCVGESLADLRGIQRDVPIVENVSAALTYHPDVLLIGIAPSGGQLPLAWQEEIKQAVKAGVSLVNGLHTPIRSLFTEELTLQSGQWIWDVREEPTGLGIGSGKARFLSCQRILTVGTDMSIGKMSTSLELVKLAQQQGYRTKFLATGQGGMMLSGGGIPLDAIRVDFAAGAVEKLVLDAGDTDYDWLFVEGQGSLLHPGSTAVLPLLRGSQPTDLILVHRARQTAIKNFPDIKIPPLTEIIKLYEMLASGAGAFGKVKVRGIALNTFELDDESAKQEIAKVSEETGLPCNDVIRFSGENLFSALVSY
- a CDS encoding TM2 domain-containing protein; translation: MSGKIVPQRSYPTAYALWCFCFLSVCGIHRLYARRYFSGFFYLITLGFFGIGQFLDLFLIPGMIDEENLKIKALYGYQPNEASFYQTPESIVVNLPKSNAPQANLESKEKKPLTDKDVDRAILRTCKETQGATLAEIFLEVDEEYEKIESRVQYLMQKNLLTIDNRADDGAVIYKIS
- a CDS encoding chlorophyll a/b-binding protein: MTTGKGSIVDDQGKMNNFAVEPDVYVQEESRAGFTEYAERLNGRLAMIGFVSLLILEVATGHGLFGQF
- a CDS encoding DUF751 family protein, which codes for MQEFFQNVSRYPRYLISFSLGIFFALFERLKPLFNRPVTATALIGILVSGFFLVFFTLRGMLGYTTL
- a CDS encoding GNAT family N-acetyltransferase — encoded protein: MIGNPDLTAQYTIRWQEQIKNIPQAQWDDLALPLATPFLEWEWLHTLEKSGSVSPRRGWQPCHLTIWKARTLVAAAPLYLKGHSYGEFVFDQQWANLAYRLGIDYYPKLIGVTPLTPAVGYRFLISPDEDEAMLTELMVHAIDEFCDREKIAGCHFLFVDPDWKPLLENCGFRAWQHHSYIWENGGLSNFDDYLKLFNANQRRNIKRERKKVEKAGLEMKVHAGEDIPHWMFPLIYQFYSRTCDQFFGMSKYLNRKFFEQLYPNYAHRVVVFAAYTEDNRHPVGLSFCLRKGENLYGRYWGCFEEFDCLHFEACYYQPIEWSISQGIKMFDPGAGGRHKRRRGFPAKVNYSLHRFYHQRMSQILNAYIDEINEMEQAEIEAINQDLPFTKKEIELDPNRV
- the ndk gene encoding nucleoside-diphosphate kinase, whose protein sequence is MERTFIMIKPDGVQRGLTGEIIQRLEQKGFNLVGMKLMSVSRELAEKHYDVHKDKPFFTNLVEFIISAPVVAMVWEGEGVVASARKIIGATNPLSAEPGTIRGDYGISIGRNLIHGSDAVETAQREIALWFEETELTSWESALKGWIYE
- a CDS encoding CocE/NonD family hydrolase: MKTVTSFPYPVKEIENIWIPLSDGCRLAARVWLPEGAEENPVPAILEYIPYRKRDHTIERDARTHPYFAGHGYACVRVDIRGSGDSDGVLTDEYLQQEQDDGIEILQWLEQQPWCNGAVGMIGISWGGFNGLQIAARRPPQLKAVISLCSTDDRYSDDVHYMGGCLLGDNLSWASVMFAYNSCPPDPEVVGEKWREMWLERLKGSGLWLETWLSHPNRDDYWKHGSVCEDFEAIQCPIMTVSGWADGYSNAVFRLLANLKVPRMGLIGPWSHKYPHMGTPGPAIGFLQEALRWWDKWLKGIETKIMDEPMLRVWMQESVPPTSKYKIRPGRWVAEAEWPSSYIQEQVYPLGSCQIAAPGEKVAKNELTIQSPLSVGLFAGKWCSYSAPPDLPHDQREEDGGSLVFDSDFLEEPLEILGAPVVDLELSSNQPVAMIAVRLSDVAPDDNATRVTYGLLNLTHRNSNETPELLEPGKRYRIRVQLNDIAQRFPKGHRLRISISTSYWPLAWIPPKSTRLTIYTGNSSLILPTRKPRESDQHLPPFEEAEGAPPIIKTMIEPADLRWTVIRDLAKDESTLEVIKDEGKYYLEDINLKVGWQTKEWYTFWDNDFNSARGETYCLRTFEREGWSVKTVTSTVLRSDESYYYIDATLDAYEGDQRVYSQSWDRKVPREGTELLKVDFSSR
- a CDS encoding dipeptide epimerase; this encodes MKLTAEPFTVQKRFPLTISRGTTSTTTNLWVKIEAEGIEGWGEAVPFSIGGGVRQTTADLQQQLQAVIPLLQEMTPLARSRIQSQLKTAKISSAIRSAIDVACYDWLGKRTGLPVWQILGLAPDSVPISVTVGISSPKDGKKRLENWQSITGGKRIKVKLGSPEGLDADQRLFQTLYDNAPHAKFTIDANGGWRLEQAITMSYWLANYNVDYIEQPLPVTADEKLPLLAKESPLPIFADESCFTSEDIPRLAELKVQGINIKLMKAGSLTEVLKMVYTAQACGLQVMYGCYSDSAIANTAMAHLGSLADYLDLDSHLNLKDDPFEGAVLNNGYLQPNTSPGLGLTYHAANTRPSSGDFTP